In the Magnetospira sp. QH-2 genome, one interval contains:
- a CDS encoding polysaccharide deacetylase family protein, producing the protein MTDPFAPLNAELDAWRLTGRRATLWWRDDDATEPSAPLDRLLACSADRGIPLTLAVIPQPATRSLADRLAGNSLVRVAQHGLAHSNHGSGEEKKIELGGTLNDQEVARHLGDGRAILDRLFGPQMVPMMVPPWNRIRDSVVKMLPDLGYRALSTFKPRAAPVDERGLRLLNTHVDIVDWSHDARFPGAERVIATLVNHLKARRENRVEPFEPTGLLTHHLVNKNESWDFLDQLGAMTRAHPAADWVTWEEQT; encoded by the coding sequence ATGACCGATCCATTTGCCCCCTTGAATGCTGAATTGGATGCCTGGCGGCTTACCGGGCGCCGCGCCACTTTATGGTGGCGGGATGATGATGCCACGGAGCCATCGGCCCCTTTGGACCGTCTGCTGGCTTGTTCGGCGGATCGTGGCATCCCTTTGACCCTGGCGGTAATTCCCCAACCGGCCACCCGGTCCCTGGCGGACCGTTTGGCGGGAAATAGCCTGGTGCGCGTGGCCCAGCATGGTCTGGCCCATAGCAATCATGGATCCGGCGAGGAAAAGAAAATAGAGTTGGGCGGAACGCTGAATGATCAAGAAGTGGCCCGCCACTTGGGCGATGGGCGCGCCATTCTGGATCGGCTGTTCGGGCCGCAGATGGTGCCCATGATGGTGCCGCCCTGGAACCGCATTCGTGATTCAGTGGTCAAAATGCTGCCGGATCTGGGTTATCGGGCCCTGTCGACCTTCAAACCGCGTGCCGCACCGGTGGATGAGCGGGGACTCCGTCTCCTCAACACCCATGTGGATATTGTCGATTGGTCCCATGATGCCCGGTTCCCCGGGGCGGAAAGAGTGATTGCGACCCTCGTCAACCATTTGAAAGCGCGCCGGGAAAACCGCGTGGAGCCATTTGAACCCACGGGACTCCTGACCCATCATCTGGTAAACAAAAACGAATCCTGGGATTTCCTCGATCAGTTGGGAGCGATGACCAGGGCACACCCGGCGGCAGACTGGGTTACTTGGGAGGAACAGACGTGA